A single genomic interval of Cryptosporangium phraense harbors:
- a CDS encoding diaminobutyrate--2-oxoglutarate transaminase family protein: MTVLSQVDGILARQAARESSARTYARHFPIVPVRGEGMTIHAADGRTYLDCLSGAGTLALGHNHPVVVDAIRRTVDSGRPLHTLDLSTPEKDEFVTELFATLPDTGYKIQFCGPAGTDAVEAAIKLAQTATGRTSVAAFTGAYHGMTLAAMSASGGVAARTGTNLDVVRLPFPYPYRCPLGLGGVAGEHASAAYAERLLDDPNSGVPLPAAMLVEPVQGEGGVIPAPDDWLRRLRTLTQQHGVPLVVDEIQTGVGRTGTMWAHERAGIRPDVVVASKAIGGGLPLAVVLYREDLDVWEPGAHAGTFRGNVLAMAAGAATLRFVRENDLATAAATNGARLRDGLEKLTHPAIGDVRGRGLMLGVELVDPDGVPDHLGARPAASALAGRVRTECLRRGLLVELGGRHDAVLRLLPPLTITEPQVDAVLDRLADALRACE, encoded by the coding sequence ATGACCGTGCTCAGCCAGGTCGACGGAATACTCGCCCGCCAAGCCGCCCGGGAGTCCTCGGCCCGGACGTACGCGAGACACTTCCCGATCGTCCCGGTCCGCGGCGAAGGCATGACGATCCACGCCGCGGACGGCCGGACCTATCTGGACTGTCTGTCCGGAGCGGGCACGCTCGCGCTCGGGCACAACCACCCGGTCGTCGTCGACGCGATCCGGCGGACGGTCGACTCCGGCCGGCCGCTGCACACGCTCGACTTGTCGACACCGGAGAAGGACGAGTTCGTCACCGAGCTGTTCGCAACGCTGCCGGACACCGGCTACAAGATCCAGTTCTGCGGCCCGGCCGGCACCGACGCGGTCGAGGCGGCGATCAAGCTCGCCCAGACCGCCACCGGCCGGACCTCGGTCGCCGCGTTCACCGGCGCCTACCACGGCATGACGCTGGCCGCGATGTCCGCGTCCGGGGGCGTGGCCGCGCGCACCGGGACGAACCTCGACGTCGTCCGGCTGCCGTTCCCGTACCCCTACCGGTGCCCGCTCGGCCTCGGCGGGGTCGCCGGCGAACACGCGTCGGCCGCCTATGCGGAACGCCTGCTCGACGACCCCAACAGCGGCGTGCCGCTCCCGGCCGCGATGCTGGTCGAACCCGTGCAGGGCGAGGGCGGGGTGATCCCCGCTCCGGACGACTGGCTGCGCCGTCTGCGCACGCTCACCCAGCAGCACGGCGTCCCCCTGGTGGTGGACGAGATCCAGACCGGCGTCGGCCGCACCGGGACCATGTGGGCGCACGAGCGGGCCGGCATCCGGCCGGACGTCGTCGTGGCCTCGAAGGCGATCGGCGGCGGACTGCCGCTCGCGGTCGTCCTCTACCGCGAGGACCTCGACGTGTGGGAGCCCGGCGCGCACGCCGGGACGTTCCGCGGGAACGTCCTCGCGATGGCCGCGGGAGCGGCCACGCTCCGGTTCGTCCGGGAGAACGACCTGGCCACGGCGGCGGCAACGAACGGCGCGCGGCTCCGCGACGGTCTGGAGAAGCTGACCCACCCGGCGATCGGGGACGTCCGCGGGCGCGGGCTGATGCTCGGCGTCGAACTCGTCGACCCGGACGGGGTGCCGGACCACCTCGGCGCCCGCCCGGCCGCGTCCGCGCTGGCCGGACGGGTCCGGACCGAGTGTCTGCGGCGGGGTCTGCTCGTTGAACTGGGTGGCCGGCACGACGCGGTGCTGCGCCTGCTGCCCCCGCTGACGATCACCGAGCCCCAAGTCGACGCGGTCCTCGACCGCCTCGCCGACGCCTTGCGCGCTTGCGAGTGA